In Mustela lutreola isolate mMusLut2 chromosome 1, mMusLut2.pri, whole genome shotgun sequence, one genomic interval encodes:
- the ASIC5 gene encoding acid-sensing ion channel 5, with protein MEKIKLCLSKKPLPSPTDRKKFDHDFAISTSFHGVHNIVRNQSRIRKLIWLVVVLGSVSLVVWQIYSRLVNYFTWPTTTSIEVQYVEKIDFPAVTFCNLNRFQTEAAAKFGIIFFLWNIVYKVLHLQEIRSNYTGFKDAIDFLTSHQNFSITEFVKKNGFYLNSSTLLECDFFGKPCGPQDFAHVFTEYGNCFTFNHGENIQAKEKVSVSGRGLSLLFNVNQEEFTDDPALGFVDAGIIFVIHSPKKVPQIDGLGLSSPVGMHARVTIRQVKTVHQEYPWGECNPNIKLQNFSSYSTSGCLKECKAQHIQEQCGCLPFLLPGNGIECDLQKFYNCVSPTLDLIEDKGLCTMGTHNSSCPVPCEETEYPASISYSTFPSQKALKYLSKKLNQSQEYIRENLVNIEINYSDLNYKITQQQKAVSVSELLADVGGQLGLFCGASMITIIEIIEYIFTNFYWICILFLLKIPDITPGTLPPQDRLGKRNHVEEC; from the exons ATGGAAAAGATAAAGCTATGCCTTTCAAAGAAACCGCTGCCCTCTCCCACTGATCGAAAGAAGTTTGACCATGACTTTGCCATCTCCACTTCCTTTCACGGGGTGCACAACATCGTTCGCAACCAGAGCAGAATTCGCAAGCTGATCTGGTTGGTGGTAGTCTTGGGCTCAGTCTCACTCGTTGTATGGCAGATCTACAGTCGCTTGGTCAACTACTTCACATGGCCCACCACGACGTCGATAGAGGTTCAGTATGTCGAAAAGATTGACTTCCCAGCTGTGACATTTTGCAATTTAAACAg gTTCCAAACAGAAGCTGCAGCCaaatttggtattatttttttcttatggaatATTGTCTACAAAGTTCTCCATCTTCAGGAAATCAGGTCCAATTACACTGGCTTTAAAGATGCTATTGATTTTCTCACAAGTCATCAAAACTTCAGCATTACagagtttgtaaaaaaaaatggtttttatctCAACAGTAGCACACTGTTGGAATGTGACTTTTTTGGAAAGCCATGTGGCCCACAG GACTTTGCACATGTCTTCACTGAATATGgaaattgttttacttttaatcatggtgaaaatattcaagcaaaggaaaaagtgagTGTCTCTGGAAGAGGTTTAAGCTTGCTCTTCAATGTCAATCAG GAGGAATTCACTGATGACCCAGCCCTCGGTTTTGTTGATGCTGGAATCATCTTTGTTATCCATTCACCAAAGAAGGTGCCGCAGATTGATGGCTTAGGCTTGTCGTCACCTGTAGGAATGCATGCGCGAGTAACAATCCGCCAAGTCAAG acAGTTCATCAAGAATACCCCTGGGGAGAATGCAATCCTAACATCAAGCTACAGAATTTTAGTAGCTATAGCACTTCTGGTTGCTTGAAGGAATGTAAAGCTCAACACATACAAGAACAATGTGGATGTTTACCTTTTCTGCTTCCTG gaaatgggaTAGAATGTGACCTACAAAAGTTTTACAACTGTGTTTCTCCTACACTTG ACCTCATTGAAGATAAGGGATTATGCACAATGGGAACACATAATTCTAGCTGTCCTGTTCCTTGTGAAGAAACAGAATATCCTGCTAGTATTTCTTATTCTACTTTCCCAAGTCAAAAAGCTTTGAAATATCTTTCGAAGAAATTAAATCAAAGTCAGGAATATATCAG ggagaATCTTGTGAACATTGAAATAAACTATAGTGACTTAAACTATAAGATAACTCAGCAGCAAAAAGCAGTGAGTGTGTCTGAATTACTTG CAGATGTTGGTGGTCAACTGGGCCTATTTTGTGGGGCCAGTATGATTACAATTATAGaaattattgaatatatattcacCAATTTCTACTGGATATGCATTTTGTTCTTGCTGAAGATACCTGACATCACGCCGGGGACTCTTCCACCTCAGGATCGTCTGGGGAAGAGAAATCACGTAGAAGAATGCTAA